In Haemophilus parainfluenzae, the sequence AAAACGCTCAAGGTGAACTTGAAGTTAAAGTTGGCGACACAGTAAACGTAGCTTTAGATGCAGTTGAAGATGGTTACGGCGAAACTAAACTTTCTCGTGAGAAAGCTGTTCGTCACGAATCTTGGATTGAATTAGAAAAAGCTTACGAAGAAAAAGCGACCGTTATCGGTTTAATCAACGGCAAAGTGAAAGGCGGTTTCACAGTTGAGTTAAACGGTGTTCGTGCATTCTTACCAGGCTCATTAGTTGATACACGTCCAGCACGTGAAGCTGATCACCTACTTGGTAAAGAATTAGAATTCAAAGTAATCAAATTAGATCAAAAACGTAACAACGTTGTTGTTTCTCGTCGTGCAGTGATCGAATCTGAAAACAGCCAAGAACGTGAACAAATCCTTGAGAACCTAGCTGAAGGTTCAGAAGTTAAAGGTATCGTTAAAAACTTAACTGACTACGGTGCATTCGTAGATTTAGGTGGCGTTGACGGTTTATTACACATCACTGATATGGCTTGGAAACGTGTTAAACACCCAAGCGAAATCGTGAATGTAGGCGACGAAGTAACTGTTAAAGTATTAAAATTTGACAAAGATCGTACTCGCGTATCTTTAGGCTTAAAACAATTAGGTCAAGATCCTTGGGTTGCTATTGCTGAAAATCACCCAGTAAACAGCAAATTAACTGGTAAAGTAACTAACTTAACAGACTACGGCTGTTTCGTTGAAATCTTAGATGGTGTTGAAGGTTTAGTTCACGTTTCTGAAATGGATTGGACTAACAAAAACATCCACCCATCTAAAGTTGTAAGCCTTGGCGATACAGTTGAAGTAATGGTGTTAGAAGTTGACGAAGAACGTCGTCGTATTTCTTTAGGTTTAAAACAATGCAAACCTAACCCATGGACTCAATTCGCTGAAACTCACAACAAAGGTGACAAAGTTACTGGTAAAATTAAATCAATCACTGATTTCGGTATCTTTATCGGTCTTGAAGGTGGAATCGACGGTTTAGTTCACTTATCTGACATTTCTTGGAATGTTGCAGGTGAAGAAGCAGTTCGTAACTACAAAAAAGGTGACGAAGTTTCTGCAGTAGTATTAGCAGTAGATGCAGTGAAAGAACGTATTTCTTTAGGTATCAAACAACTTGAAGATGATCCATTCAACAACTTCGTAGCGATCAACAAAAAAGGTGCTGTAATTTCTGCAACTGTTGTTGAAGCTGACGCTAAAGGTGCTAAAGTTGAATTAGCAGGTGGCGTTGAAGGTTATATCCGTGCAGCAGACTTAACAAACGAAGTTGCAGCAGGCGATGTAGTTGAAGCGAAATACACAGGTGTTGATCGTAAAGCACGTATCGTTCACTTATCTGTAAAAGCGAAAGATCAAGCTGAAGAAGCAGCTGCAGTTGCAAACGTGAATACCAAACAAGAAGATGTTGCTATTCCAAATGCAATGGCTGAAGCTTTCAAAGCAGCTAAAGGTGAATAATTAATTCACATGAATAAGGCTGGGTCATTGACTCAGCCTTATTACTACCAGCTATAATTAACAAGGATTTAGCGGTAATTTATTATGAACTAATGCATTACCTGTAAGTCTTAATAACAAGTTTAAGTATAAATTT encodes:
- the rpsA gene encoding 30S ribosomal protein S1; the encoded protein is MSESFAQLFEESLKGLETRQGSIVSGTVVAIQKGFVLVDAGLKSESAIPVAEFQNAQGELEVKVGDTVNVALDAVEDGYGETKLSREKAVRHESWIELEKAYEEKATVIGLINGKVKGGFTVELNGVRAFLPGSLVDTRPAREADHLLGKELEFKVIKLDQKRNNVVVSRRAVIESENSQEREQILENLAEGSEVKGIVKNLTDYGAFVDLGGVDGLLHITDMAWKRVKHPSEIVNVGDEVTVKVLKFDKDRTRVSLGLKQLGQDPWVAIAENHPVNSKLTGKVTNLTDYGCFVEILDGVEGLVHVSEMDWTNKNIHPSKVVSLGDTVEVMVLEVDEERRRISLGLKQCKPNPWTQFAETHNKGDKVTGKIKSITDFGIFIGLEGGIDGLVHLSDISWNVAGEEAVRNYKKGDEVSAVVLAVDAVKERISLGIKQLEDDPFNNFVAINKKGAVISATVVEADAKGAKVELAGGVEGYIRAADLTNEVAAGDVVEAKYTGVDRKARIVHLSVKAKDQAEEAAAVANVNTKQEDVAIPNAMAEAFKAAKGE